From Flavipsychrobacter sp., a single genomic window includes:
- a CDS encoding SDR family NAD(P)-dependent oxidoreductase — protein sequence MNKTILVTGATAGFGEAIATLFAKNGYDVCITGRREERLNNLKETLEKDYGVKVGAFVFDVRNREEVKQAIDELKKTIGKIDVLVNNAGLAAGLGGVDEGDIDDWDVMIDTNVKGLLYVTRQVVPLMKEQKSGHIINIGSTAGKLVYKNGNVYCATKHAVDALTQAMRIDLLPYSIKVTAINPGMADTEFSLVRFKGDKEKADQVYNDIQPLMAKDIADAAFYCASLPAHVCINDLTITCLNQANGVYTIRDSEK from the coding sequence ATGAATAAAACAATATTAGTAACAGGAGCAACCGCAGGCTTCGGAGAGGCGATAGCTACTTTATTTGCAAAAAATGGTTACGATGTTTGTATTACGGGTAGAAGGGAGGAGCGGTTAAATAACTTGAAAGAAACCTTAGAAAAAGACTATGGTGTCAAGGTGGGTGCTTTTGTGTTTGATGTTCGCAATAGAGAAGAGGTAAAGCAAGCAATAGACGAGTTGAAAAAGACGATAGGAAAAATAGATGTATTGGTAAATAATGCTGGTTTAGCAGCAGGTCTAGGTGGTGTTGATGAAGGAGATATTGATGATTGGGATGTGATGATAGACACTAATGTTAAAGGACTGTTGTATGTTACGCGCCAAGTAGTTCCCTTGATGAAGGAACAAAAAAGTGGACATATAATTAACATAGGTTCAACTGCTGGAAAGCTTGTATATAAAAATGGCAATGTCTATTGTGCTACCAAGCATGCGGTAGATGCATTGACCCAAGCCATGAGAATTGACTTGCTGCCTTATAGTATTAAGGTAACTGCGATAAATCCTGGTATGGCTGACACTGAATTCTCACTGGTTAGATTTAAGGGAGATAAAGAGAAGGCAGATCAAGTGTATAATGATATACAACCATTGATGGCTAAGGATATTGCAGATGCTGCTTTTTACTGCGCATCACTTCCTGCACATGTTTGCATCAACGATTTGACCATTACATGTCTTAATCAAGCAAATGGTGTATATACAATAAGAGATTCAGAAAAGTAA
- a CDS encoding thioesterase family protein, which translates to MYSAKTEIRVRYGETDQMSYLYHGNYASYYEVGRTDAMRALGLAYKELEEKGIMMPVVKQTMEYLRPVFYDDLITVTTIIKELPEGSKVDFHTEMYNEKGKLVNRGVTTLVFYNKEQRKTVAMPEIMKQQLQPFFS; encoded by the coding sequence ATGTATTCAGCAAAAACAGAAATACGTGTTAGGTATGGAGAGACAGATCAAATGAGCTATTTGTATCATGGTAACTATGCCTCTTATTACGAAGTTGGAAGGACAGATGCTATGAGAGCTCTTGGCCTTGCCTATAAGGAGTTAGAAGAAAAAGGTATAATGATGCCTGTAGTAAAGCAGACTATGGAGTATCTACGACCAGTATTCTATGATGATTTAATTACAGTTACTACCATAATAAAAGAACTGCCTGAAGGTTCAAAAGTTGATTTCCATACTGAAATGTATAATGAGAAAGGTAAGCTAGTAAACCGAGGTGTTACAACGCTGGTCTTTTATAATAAAGAACAAAGAAAAACTGTTGCTATGCCAGAGATAATGAAACAGCAACTACAACCATTTTTTAGCTAG
- a CDS encoding CinA family nicotinamide mononucleotide deamidase-related protein — MSNIKASIITIGDELLIGQTIDTNSAWIAQKLNSIGLELVRKVSVADLKTSIREALDFELTKADIVLLTGGLGPTADDITKPFLSEYFGAKLVVDDGVLKHVKHLFEIRNRPFLERNIKQAEVPDNCTVLHNSMGTAPGMWFEKDGKVIISMPGVPFEMMSIMEEEVIPRFIERYQSDALEHKTIITAGEGESFIAEKIVDIEESLPGYIKLAYLPSAGMVKLRLTGRSNNKETLIQELGTYQEKLVARLDDITLATEDLSLEEIVGKSLLERGETTAFAESCTGGYIAHLITKIPGSSRYFQGGVIPYQIDLKSSVLGVSNDTLDKYGAISEETAIEMAINGKKSCQSNYCLSVTGLLSKSVDAVDELPIGTVWMAVAGERGVVTKRFKFHYDRERNKEIAANMGLLMLWKYINGKI, encoded by the coding sequence ATGAGCAATATAAAAGCGTCTATAATAACAATTGGCGATGAACTATTAATAGGTCAAACTATTGACACAAATTCCGCTTGGATTGCGCAAAAGTTGAACAGCATAGGATTGGAGTTAGTTAGAAAAGTATCAGTGGCAGATTTGAAAACCTCTATACGAGAAGCTTTGGATTTTGAGTTGACAAAAGCAGATATTGTGCTGCTTACTGGTGGGCTTGGTCCGACAGCAGATGATATAACTAAACCATTCTTGAGTGAATACTTTGGAGCTAAGCTTGTTGTAGATGATGGTGTTTTAAAACATGTAAAGCATCTATTTGAAATTAGAAATAGGCCTTTTCTGGAAAGAAACATTAAACAAGCTGAGGTGCCAGATAACTGTACTGTATTGCATAATAGTATGGGAACTGCACCTGGTATGTGGTTTGAGAAGGATGGTAAAGTTATTATTTCCATGCCAGGCGTTCCGTTTGAGATGATGAGTATAATGGAGGAAGAAGTGATACCTAGATTTATTGAACGGTACCAATCTGATGCATTGGAGCATAAAACGATCATTACTGCGGGAGAAGGAGAGAGTTTTATAGCTGAAAAGATAGTAGATATTGAAGAAAGTTTGCCAGGGTATATTAAGCTTGCTTATCTGCCTAGTGCAGGCATGGTGAAATTACGGCTTACAGGTAGGTCAAATAATAAAGAAACACTTATTCAGGAGCTGGGCACTTATCAAGAAAAGCTTGTGGCAAGACTTGATGACATAACCCTAGCTACAGAAGATCTATCTCTTGAGGAAATTGTAGGTAAAAGTTTGTTGGAACGTGGTGAAACCACAGCATTTGCAGAAAGTTGTACAGGAGGGTATATAGCTCACTTGATCACTAAAATTCCCGGTTCGAGTAGGTATTTTCAAGGAGGTGTTATTCCTTATCAGATAGACTTAAAGAGTTCTGTATTAGGAGTATCTAACGATACGCTTGATAAATATGGGGCAATAAGTGAAGAAACGGCTATTGAAATGGCTATAAATGGTAAAAAAAGTTGTCAGAGTAATTATTGCTTATCGGTTACAGGCTTATTGAGTAAAAGTGTTGATGCTGTAGACGAGTTGCCTATAGGTACTGTTTGGATGGCGGTAGCAGGGGAAAGAGGTGTTGTGACAAAAAGGTTCAAGTTTCACTACGATAGAGAAAGGAATAAGGAAATAGCAGCGAATATGGGTTTGCTAATGTTGTGGAAGTATATCAACGGTAAAATATGA